Proteins from one Kazachstania africana CBS 2517 chromosome 1, complete genome genomic window:
- the SSQ1 gene encoding Hsp70 family ATPase SSQ1 (similar to Saccharomyces cerevisiae SSQ1 (YLR369W); ancestral locus Anc_4.217), which produces MLRSLTFKRSISSKVIGIDLGTTNSAVAYIRDTLKSNNGLSASSAVIIENDQGHRTTPSIVSIALDPTTGKEKTYVGLQAKRQQIINLENTFFATKRLIGRKFNEKEVQRDIKIMPYKIVQDEKSGNAMVMTTDNKRRTPSEISSIILRYLKNTATEYLNEDVKYAVVTVPAYFNDAQRQATKDAGRMAGLKVLRVVNEPTAAALSFGLKNSEQYKENGGLIAVYDLGGGTFDISILDIENGIFEVKSTNGDTHLGGEDFDNVIINHLLDCFINENQTVDKNALVKDRNVMQRLREASEKIKIELSHVSESTVEIPFFYDGYHLNVTLKEKELDELTMHLIERTIEPVKKAIRDADIETCDIDEVIMVGGMTRMPKIRSVIEHFFGKKPNVTVNPDETVALGAAIQGGILSGEIKNVLLLDVTPLTLGIETFGGAFSPLLPRNTTIPVKKTEIFSTGVDGQTGVDIKVYQGERGLVRDNKLIGDFSLKGITPMPKGQPQILVTFDVDADGIINVSASERSSGKEQSITVIANSGLTEEEVNKLVEEGNANREQDNILRQRMDLITKADIMISDTERSFKSLEKSMSEDEEYKELKQEIEAIRAMINTFKKEINDTKLDVNVIKKTTDALQNNVFKFFKKAMATSSSNKQP; this is translated from the coding sequence ATGCTAAGATCATTGACTTTCAAACGCTCAATTAGTTCGAAAGTTATAGGAATTGACTTGGGTACCACAAATAGTGCAGTTGCATATATCAGAGATACCTTAAAGTCAAACAATGGGCTCTCTGCGTCATCTGCTGTTATTATTGAGAATGATCAAGGCCATCGCACAACACCATCGATAGTTTCAATCGCCTTGGATCCCACTACTGGCAAAGAAAAGACGTATGTAGGGTTACAAGCTAAAAGGCAACAAATAATTAATCTTGAGAATACCTTTTTTGCTACAAAGAGACTGATTGGGAGGAAATTTAATGAGAAAGAAGTTCAAAGAGATATCAAGATTATGCCTTATAAAATAGTCCAGGATGAAAAAAGTGGGAATGCAATGGTTATGACAACagataataaaagaagaacgCCTAGTGAGATTAGCTCGATTATCCTTAggtatttgaaaaataccGCTACAGAATATCTCAACGAAGACGTCAAATATGCCGTTGTTACAGTACCGGCATATTTTAATGATGCTCAGCGTCAAGCTACCAAAGATGCTGGAAGAATGGCAGGCTTGAAAGTCCTGAGAGTTGTTAATGAGCCCACAGCGGCAGCATTAAGTTTtggtttgaaaaattcagaacagtataaagaaaatggagGACTCATAGCAGTATATGATCTTGGTGGTGGTACTTTtgacatttcaatattagatattgaaaatggaaTCTTTGAGGTTAAATCTACAAATGGTGATACACATTTAGGTggtgaagattttgataatgtAATTATCAATCATCTTTTGGATTGCTTCATAAACGAAAATCAAACCGTGGACAAAAATGCCCTAGTCAAAGATAGGAATGTTATGCAAAGGCTAAGAGAAGcttctgaaaaaattaagataGAATTATCTCATGTCAGCGAATCAACGGTCGaaattccatttttttacGATGGCTACCATCTGAATGTAACcttaaaagaaaaggaactAGACGAACTGACTATGCATTTGATTGAGCGAACTATAGAGCCAGTCAAGAAAGCTATCAGAGATGCAGACATCGAAACATGTGATATTGACGAAGTTATTATGGTGGGGGGTATGACTCGTATGCCCAAGATTAGATCAGTCATTGAGCActtctttggaaaaaaaCCTAACGTAACGGTGAACCCTGATGAGACCGTAGCGCTTGGAGCTGCAATCCAAGGTGGTATATTATCAGGTGAAATCAAGAACGTTCTTCTATTAGATGTCACACCCTTAACACTAGGCATTGAGACATTTGGTGGAGCTTTCTCACCATTGCTGCCCAGAAATACAACAATTCCGGTAAAGAAGACGGAAATTTTCAGTACCGGTGTAGATGGACAGACGGGTGTAGATATTAAGGTCTACCAGGGGGAAAGAGGCCTTGTTCGTGATAATAAGCTGATTGGTGACTTCAGTTTGAAAGGCATAACGCCCATGCCCAAAGGACAACCACAAATTTTGGTGACGTTCGACGTTGACGCAGATGGCATCATCAACGTGTCGGCGTCAGAGAGAAGCAGCGGGAAAGAGCAATCTATCACCGTGATTGCCAATTCAGGCTTAACAGAGGAGGAGGTCAATAAGTTGGTCGAGGAAGGTAATGCTAATAGAGAACAAGACAATATACTGAGACAACGAATGGATCTTATAACAAAGGCCGACATAATGATAAGTGACACTGAAAGATCGTTCAAAAGCCTCGAGAAAAGCATgtctgaagatgaagaatacAAAGAACTGAAACAGGAAATAGAGGCTATAAGAGCTATGATCAATACGTTCAAGAAGGAAATAAACGATACAAAACTCGACGTCAACGTCATCAAAAAAACCACAGACGCTCTACAAAACAACgtcttcaaattcttcaagaagGCAATGGCCAccagcagcagcaacaagCAGCCATGA
- the MDM30 gene encoding SCF ubiquitin ligase complex subunit MDM30 (similar to Saccharomyces cerevisiae MDM30 (YLR368W); ancestral locus Anc_4.216), with product MSAVASGMECLPQEVWFVISFHLELEDLLNLRITSKILNGRIKYYRIWRYLCHVNWIQHELDYGGDLSALYPHDNNNWYNYFKYRYVKDMGLLKALNELSQLSGQDAYYKQFIKIVETNNSDSDSENHLLPLLSRISSTDLTYGRYTFDIAAIAQELLSAMRHKHFFKILFIDDSGTYTPEEVFIKLSAMDQSFDNLLHQRTVTYHKVNSKLKEFYKQTLRDSFLKLPSSLRVDKILSILLEILRPTFISSHYYLEDMMILRVYANEAKGHPLVLLAMVQSIAAKYRVRSYLSKNYLIIKDDELRDKESYLTISVDGDGGFKPKLFTRTPLIKSLVQHLPYLQNDETLLNNFLKQFFKVLTNKDLVDVYFDELLPKTLNKSHSELCRDLDTKVRLFPYSLKPVSVGTVDYFISVRNSLKTPIIPVTRTISTLVDEELSKFIDVAFPSDITYLKGIKPDYLVCVSSYKDWLYRKYSIIIPENANLRSMIGKFIRSKRDKKLLCIAGVKSTHINLDSVESSQFYYIVINDLGEFYVELSKNVEDYEWHRDEIEQFLKMNSPASELGLVFKNVDWENHKLVLNDRIKKSLS from the coding sequence ATGAGTGCAGTAGCTAGTGGAATGGAATGTCTACCGCAAGAAGTTTGGTTTGTCATCTCTTTCCATCTCGAATTAGAagatcttttgaatttgaggATAACTagcaaaatattgaatggCAGGATCAAGTATTATAGGATTTGGAGGTATTTGTGCCATGTTAACTGGATACAACATGAATTGGATTACGGTGGTGATTTGAGTGCCCTGTATCCTCACGATAACAACAATTGGtacaattatttcaaatatagGTATGTGAAAGATATGGGCCTGTTGAAGGCTTTGAACGAATTAAGTCAATTATCAGGTCAAGACGCATATTACAAACAGTTCATCAAAATAGTGGAGACAAATAATAGTGATTCAGACTCTGAAAATCACttattaccattattaaGTCGAATATCATCAACAGACCTTACTTATGGGCGATATACATTCGATATAGCCGCAATAGCACAGGAATTACTTAGTGCTATGAGACACaaacattttttcaagatattgtTCATAGATGACTCAGGTACTTATACTCCTGAAGAAGTATTTATAAAACTGTCTGCCATGGATCAATCTTTTGATAACCTACTGCATCAGCGGACTGTGACCTACCATAAAGTGAATTCGAAACTAAAAGAATTCTATAAGCAAACATTAAGGgattcttttttgaaactaCCGTCTAGTCTCAGAGTAGATAAGATACTGAGTATTTTACTCGAGATCTTGAGACCTACATTTATATCGTCCCACTACTATCTAGAGGACATGATGATCCTTAGAGTCTATGCCAATGAGGCTAAGGGGCATCCTTTAGTTTTATTGGCAATGGTTCAATCGATAGCTGCAAAATATCGGGTGAGGTCCTACTTATCCAAGAACTATCTGATAATTAAAGACGATGAACTTCGAGATAAGGAATCATATCTAACTATTTCAGTGGATGGTGACGGTGGGTTCAAACCAAAATTGTTCACACGCACTCCCTTAATCAAATCCTTGGTACAACACTTACCTTATTTGcaaaatgatgaaacaTTACTTAACAACTTTCTCAAGCAATTCTTCAAAGTATTGACCAATAAGGACTTGGTTGATgtttattttgatgaacTTCTGCCAAAGACTTTAAATAAATCACATTCTGAACTTTGTAGAGATCTCGATACAAAGGTAAGATTATTTCCTTATAGTCTCAAACCAGTATCTGTAGGAACAGTTGATTACTTTATCAGTGTGAGAAATTCTCTTAAAACTCCAATAATACCTGTTACAAGGACGATTTCGACGTTAGTTGACGAGGAATTGAGCAAATTCATTGATGTTGCATTTCCGAGTGACATCACCTATTTGAAGGGCATAAAACCCGATTATTTGGTCTGTGTAAGTTCTTATAAAGACTGGTTGTATAGGAAGTACAGCATAATCATACCAGAGAACGCAAATCTCAGATCAATGATCGGCAAATTTATCAGATCGAAGAGGGACAAGAAGCTGCTCTGTATAGCTGGTGTGAAATCCACACATATTAACTTGGACAGCGTTGAAAGCAGTCAGTTCTACTATATTGTTATCAACGATCTCGGTGAATTTTACGTAGAATTGTCGAAGAATGTAGAAGACTACGAGTGGCACAGAGATGAGATCGAACAATTTCTCAAAATGAACTCACCAGCATCAGAACTTGGTCTGGTCTTCAAAAATGTCGATTGGGAAAATCATAAGCTGGTGCTAAACGATAGAATCAAGAAGTCACTCTCATAA
- the GRX8 gene encoding glutathione-disulfide reductase GRX8 (similar to Saccharomyces cerevisiae YLR364W; ancestral locus Anc_4.211): MSTVADYELKAKELISSNKFFQLIANWCPDCQYTNSILTKFDVLQRFKTLDIGDLPKDEQETWRVAFKNVTGSRNLPTIFIDGRIWATETEIHNCEDGNVLPAKFKEAGLL, translated from the coding sequence ATGTCTACTGTTGCAGATTACGAATTAAAAGCCAAAGAATTAATTTCTAGCAATAAATTCTTCCAACTGATTGCAAATTGGTGTCCGGACTGTCAATACACCAATTCCATTCTAACCAAGTTTGATGTCTTACAGAGGTTCAAGACTTTAGATATCGGTGATCTACCAAAGGATGAACAAGAGACGTGGAGGGTAGCTTTCAAGAATGTAACTGGGAGCAGAAACTTGCCAACCATCTTTATTGATGGAAGAATCTGGGCTACTGAGACTGAAATTCATAACTGTGAGGATGGCAATGTATTGCCggcaaaattcaaagaagctGGACTACTATGA
- the NMD4 gene encoding Nmd4p (similar to Saccharomyces cerevisiae NMD4 (YLR363C); ancestral locus Anc_4.205), with amino-acid sequence MNQYNLILDASAFDRGLGNIKRWCNSNPKQKFKLQIYIPTFTINELNYLTNKFKSFNSKEALKFIETSTNNLNNDQNYDLIIEFSEILDIIPFSKVNVNDSSIVNKLPLRLKNLLKSCYYKCNLEESDVKWILVTEDPKIHEAANECNIPNCSIVDIDILLSKELNDKSFRESEKFNNLMLKNSIEKVTDDGDNVLITDFDKTVYASRGSGKLWTP; translated from the coding sequence ATGAACCAATACAACTTGATATTAGATGCATCTGCATTTGATAGAGGGCTAGGAAACATTAAGAGATGGTGTAACAGTAATCCAAAGCAGAAATTCAAGTTGCAAATCTATATACCGACTTTCAcaatcaatgaattgaattatCTAACTAACAAATTCAAGAGtttcaattcaaaagaagctttgaaattcattgaaaccAGTACcaacaatttgaataatgacCAAAATtatgatttgataattgaattttcagaaatatTGGATATTAttccattttcaaaagtcAATGTTAATGACAGCAGCATTGTGAATAAACTACCGTTAAGATTGAAGAACTTACTAAAGAGCTGCTATTATAAATGTAATCTAGAGGAAAGTGATGTTAAATGGATTCTTGTCACAGAAGACCCAAAGATACATGAGGCAGCCAATGAATGCAATATACCAAATTGCTCAATAGTGGATATCGACATCCTTTTATCTAAGGAACTCAATGATAAATCATTTCGTGAAAGCGAAAAGTTCAATAACTTGATGTTAAAGAACTCGATTGAAAAAGTTACAGATGATGGTGATAATGTTCTGATTACAGATTTCGATAAGACCGTGTACGCTTCAAGAGGTTCGGGCAAACTATGGACACCTTAA
- the STE11 gene encoding mitogen-activated protein kinase kinase kinase STE11 (similar to Saccharomyces cerevisiae STE11 (YLR362W); ancestral locus Anc_4.202) codes for MEADSANSRESERSMAAESVDKDADVSFIEGFLKDLDLTAYLGDFIDYEIITLSDLKYVDREILTEIGITKISDRVRILQKIKRFGEEKQKSQLRQLDELINKFSSLSISNSSTLNNLLSINLKNDDLITEKHHVIFILNDGSAKKVNVNGCFNAASIKKRLLKRLPREFLISERNLNSNDYDVFVADYSKNVLHLLYDVELVTICHSNDRIEKNRLIFVARDQTPSDKAITTSKKIYIKTLSYLSQMNSTSSSQPSNVISMNQQQHQTRQRQLEEERLKIENSKDKIRSIFNQRPPSELISTNLKGYFPEADFSRLQNTLRESFRQSQRLSTISHNRNINIDSNNVGDILLKRSNAVDSALLSSLDNNDKNTKRKQSNESESDHEATREEEVDEYDDSEVISLPTKMVTPKSWLKGARIGSGSFGSVYLGMNAQTGELMAVKQVAIQAQAPIPVSPTSPSKPNVEKDMKSPSSENKANSDIHRKMIDALQHEMNLLKELHHENIVTYYGSSQEGGNLNIFLEYVPGGSVSSMLNSYGPFEESLIINFTRQILIGVSYLHKKNIIHRDIKGANILIDIKGCVKITDFGISKKLSPLNNTSGDDGSGESDKRASLQGSVYWMAPEVVKQTATTSKVDIWSTACVVIEMFTGKHPFPDFSQMQAIFKIGTNTMPEVPSWSSDDARDFLKESFILDYRQRPSAIQLLQHKWLDTSIL; via the coding sequence ATGGAGGCTGACAGTGCCAATAGTAGGGAATCTGAACGCAGTATGGCAGCTGAATCTGTGGATAAGGATGCTGATGTTAGTTTCATTGAAggttttttgaaagatttggaTCTTACAGCATACTTGGGCGATTTCATTGACTACGAAATCATAACTTTGTCAGATTTGAAGTACGTCGATAGAGAAATCCTGACAGAAATTGGAATCACTAAAATAAGTGACAGAGTTCGGATCTTACAGAAGATTAAGAGGTTTGGTGAAGAGAAGCAGAAGTCACAATTAAGACAATTAGATGAACTTATAAACAAGTTTAGTTCATTGtctatttcaaattcaagcACTTTGAATAACCTGTTatcaattaatttgaaGAACGACGATTTGATAACTGAGAAACATCATGTcatattcattttgaatgatgGATCAGCGAAGAAGGTGAATGTCAATGGCTGTTTTAATGCTGCCTCCATAAAGAAAAGACTCTTGAAACGTTTACCAAGagaatttttaatttcagaACGTAATTTAAACTCGAATGACTATGATGTTTTCGTTGCAGATTACTCGAAGAATGTGTTACACCTGCTGTATGATGTAGAATTGGTCACTATATGCCATTCAAATGATagaattgagaaaaatagGTTGATATTTGTTGCTAGAGATCAAACACCAAGTGATAAGGCCATTACCacttcaaaaaagatttaTATTAAGACATTAAGCTATTTAAGCCAAATGAATTCAACTTCCTCATCTCAACCTTCGAATgtgatttcaatgaatcaGCAACAACATCAGACACGTCAACGACAACTAGAAGAGGAAAGACTCAAAATTGAGAATagtaaagataaaattagGTCAATTTTCAATCAGCGACCACCAAGTGAATTAATTTCCACTAATTTAAAGGGATATTTCCCAGAAGCGGACTTCAGTCGTTTACAAAATACCTTAAGGGAGTCATTTCGTCAGTCTCAAAGGTTATCTACCATTAGTCACAATAGGAACATCAACATCGATTCCAATAATGTAGGTGACATCCTTTTGAAACGTAGTAATGCTGTCGACTCCGCTCTACTAAGTAGTTTGGACAACAATGacaaaaatacaaaaagaaaacaatcGAATGAATCAGAAAGTGATCATGAAGCTACCAGAGAAGAAGAGGTTGATGAATACGATGATTCTGAAGTCATTTCGTTACCAACCAAGATGGTTACTCCAAAATCTTGGCTGAAAGGTGCACGTATTGGTTCTGGTAGTTTTGGTAGTGTTTATCTTGGGATGAATGCACAAACGGGTGAACTTATGGCTGTTAAGCAAGTGGCTATCCAGGCTCAAGCTCCAATACCGGTATCTCCTACATCACCTTCAAAACCTAACGTCGAGAAAGATATGAAATCACCGTCATCGGAAAACAAGGCTAATAGTGATATTCATAGGAAGATGATTGACGCTCTTCAACatgaaatgaatttgttgaagGAACTACATCATGAAAACATTGTCACTTACTATGGTTCCTCTCAAGAAGGTGGTaacttgaatatttttctggAATATGTCCCTGGTGGTTCGGTATCTTCAATGTTAAATAGCTATGGACCATTCGAAGAATCGTTGattataaattttacaaGGCAAATCTTAATTGGTGTTTCGTATCTacacaagaaaaatattattcataGAGATATCAAAGGTGCCAACATTTTAATAGATATCAAGGGTTGCGTGAAAATTACAGATTTTGGTATTTCTAAGAAATTATCTCCTCTAAATAACACTTCTGGTGACGATGGCTCTGGAGAATCTGATAAGAGAGCTTCATTGCAAGGTTCAGTTTATTGGATGGCACCAGAAGTAGTTAAACAGACTGCCACAACTTCTAAAGTTGATATTTGGTCCACTGCTTGTGTAGTTATCGAGATGTTTACGGGGAAACATCCGTTCCCAGATTTCTCGCAAATGCAAgctattttcaaaattggtaCAAATACAATGCCAGAAGTACCATCGTGGTCTAGCGATGATGCAAGAGACTTCTTGAAAGAGAGTTTTATTTTGGATTATAGACAGAGACCAAGTGCTATCCAACTATTACAACATAAATGGCTAGATACTTCTATACTTTGA
- the KAFR0A06200 gene encoding uncharacterized protein (similar to Saccharomyces cerevisiae YLR361C-A; ancestral locus Anc_4.201), protein MTERNHATNTKGSAPLLGDKYKLSQEEMEEFEKNFDGNVKLNRGGKTKIVPLDQLRKPHSLTHSAQFKQQHPDISGASSSSSSSSSSKKDNSGGLVLNDGHRPEGKQ, encoded by the coding sequence ATGACTGAAAGGAACCACGCAACAAACACTAAAGGCTCAGCTCCACTATTGGGAGACAAGTACAAGTTATCACAAGAAGAGATGGaggaatttgaaaagaacttTGACGGTAACGTCAAGCTGAATCGTGGTGGTAAGACTAAGATAGTACCATTAGACCAGCTCCGCAAACCACACAGTCTAACCCATAGCGCTCAATTCAAACAGCAACATCCAGATATATCAGGTgcatcatcgtcatcatcatcatcatcatcatcgaaAAAGGACAATTCCGGCGGTCTAGTCTTAAATGACGGCCATAGACCGGAGGGAAAACAGTAA
- the DCR2 gene encoding phosphoprotein phosphatase (similar to Saccharomyces cerevisiae DCR2 (YLR361C); ancestral locus Anc_4.200) has protein sequence MRLLTKRYTRAAIYVGVIYAGIRLFQFYLKDISKNVDYRLKEELLLESLLQNDNPWLRNHLEDDLIVNIGIESCFQIGSKWARSKYIEGCWFHDEKLFSSQEGIDTRRHTILKDLRGTLGMSLYGTSQYLYFETLSIKDLLIHLHDGLEEVQIISRISSDRTPDSIIFNNLHFQTTKITKETLLQDQEIISEINVLFGDDCVDPRPNWNLLKGQKFTEFKYPSYISYKSVDKFDDQSIQLSPKLLTTTSQDFKIVQLADLHMGVGTNECRDEFPESSDGVCKADPKTLEFIEKVLDNESPQLVVFTGDQIMGDRSIQDSETTLLKALDPVIRRKLPWAMVWGNHDDEGSLSRWQLSELAAKLPYSLFEMSKYDTKNNKFGVGNYAKQVFNGDNEEEGLITLYFLDSHKYSQMGKIYPGYDWIKEEQLNYIEHEYNTKLLLKQSKQKKQLSMAFFHIPLPEYLNLNSAKRAGENNPLVGEFKEGVTAPKYNSGALEKLQSLGVQVTSCGHDHCNDYCLLDDSTSSDIWLCFGGSAGEGAYAGYGGTERRIRVYALNTERSTVYTWKLLNGSPNLPFDYQQLV, from the coding sequence ATGAGGCTGCTGACGAAGAGATACACAAGAGCTGCAATCTATGTGGGTGTTATATATGCTGGTATAAGACTATTCCAATtctatttgaaagatatatcAAAGAATGTTGACTACCGATTGAAAGAGGAATTGCTCTTGGAGTCCCTACTGCAAAATGATAACCCCTGGCTGAGGAATCATCTGGAGGATGATCTAATCGTTAATATAGGTATAGAGAGTTGTTTCCAGATAGGTTCCAAATGGGCACGATCAAAATATATCGAAGGCTGTTGGTTCCATGATGAAAAGCTTTTTAGTAGTCAAGAAGGAATAGACACAAGGAGGCATACCATTCTAAAAGATCTCAGAGGCACTCTTGGGATGAGTTTATATGGAACATCCCAGTacttatattttgaaacacTCTCTATTAAAGATCTGTTAATACATTTGCATGATGGGCTCGAAGAAGTTCAAATAATTAGTCGTATATCAAGTGATAGAACACCAGATTCtattatcttcaataatCTGCATTTCCAAACGACCAAAATAACAAAGGAGACACTTTTACAGGatcaagaaataataaGTGAAATCAACGTCTTATTCGGGGACGATTGTGTTGATCCAAGACCAAATTGGAATCTTTTAAAAGGCCAAAAGTTTACTGAATTCAAATACCCATCTTATATATCTTATAAATCAGTGGACAAGTTTGATGATCAGTCCATCCAACTTAGTCCGAAATTATTAACTACTACATCACAGGATTTCAAGATTGTACAGCTTGCTGACCTGCATATGGGAGTTGGAACGAATGAATGTAGAGATGAGTTCCCAGAGAGCTCAGATGGTGTTTGCAAAGCTGATCCCAAGACACTAGAATTTATAGAAAAAGTTCTCGATAATGAGTCCCCGCAACTTGTTGTATTTACAGGCGACCAAATAATGGGTGACAGATCAATACAGGATTCTGAAACGACTCTGTTAAAAGCTTTAGATCCTGttataagaagaaaattacCATGGGCAATGGTTTGGGGAAACCATGATGATGAAGGAAGTTTAAGCCGTTGGCAGCTTTCAGAATTGGCAGCAAAACTTCCATATTcactttttgaaatgagCAAATATGAtacaaaaaataacaaatttGGAGTGGGAAATTACGCTAAACAAGTTTTTAATGGCGACAACGAGGAAGAGGGATTAATCACTCTTTACTTCTTAGATTCTCATAAGTATTCACAAATGGGTAAAATCTATCCAGGCTATGACTGGATTAAAGAAGAGCAGCTCAATTATATTGAGCATGAATATAACACTAAGTTGTTATTAAAACAAAGTAAACAGAAAAAGCAGCTGTCAATGGCTTTTTTCCACATTCCATTGccagaatatttgaatttgaattctgCCAAAAGAGCTGGTGAAAATAACCCCCTAGTGGGTGAGTTCAAGGAAGGTGTCACGGCCCCGAAATACAATTCTGGCGCCCTAGAAAAGCTACAATCATTAGGTGTCCAAGTGACAAGCTGTGGTCACGACCATTGTAATGATTACTGTTTACTTGATGATTCCACTTCCTCGGATATATGGCTCTGTTTCGGTGGTAGTGCTGGTGAAGGAGCTTATGCTGGCTATGGAGGTACCGAGCGTCGTATTCGTGTATACGCTCTCAATACGGAACGTAGTACCGTTTACACATGGAAATTACTCAATGGAAGCCCGAACTTACCTTTTGATTACCAACAATTAGTGTAA
- the VPS38 gene encoding Vps38p (similar to Saccharomyces cerevisiae VPS38 (YLR360W); ancestral locus Anc_4.199), with the protein MATYLLEKKLRHVNSITLNNVCLPIKKPIENLHIIRVSRCFFIIESFENDGVIYVSEIQSVNCARQVQFNDFSLNGNPATCLCLKVVLEIPAEVTQDNTTSWMVARNINIDLNSLQAIDSKNDIVSDYNVPTFNMIDQNEYIPSAHLITYRSPKNNESLVQNVDLKRSANFNDLLKLNRLLDYMGQISEETISISNKVDVHISGLGINQYHLSNVDTSKKVLRKGISKKKLQVRQLKNELKIMQQSSEEYENDSELVHSDTETNSDDKQFGNNDEFGYFFSEVNEKRNQLQYLRAKKYQQLIDIFQITGLFDPAHGLIEVSYDENGERYLQFNTVDSVSFLKEINEENKLELNAMLGYYLLFLKLISKKIYSLELPHKLMYYGSTSVINNIYPLYYPDVGSVKSLHKFSQAMKFFNINILQIRQYLTKH; encoded by the coding sequence ATGGCAACGTACTTGCTGGAAAAGAAACTAAGACATGTCAATTCAATTACGTTAAATAATGTTTGCCTTCCTATCAAAAAGCCTATTGAGAATCTGCATATTATAAGAGTATCCCGctgtttcttcattattgaatcgTTTGAAAACGATGGTGTAATATACGTTAGTGAAATACAGAGTGTAAATTGCGCACGTCAGGTACAGTTCAACGATTTCTCATTGAATGGCAATCCTGCCACATGTCTCTGTCTAAAAGTCGTTTTAGAAATCCCGGCTGAAGTAACACAAGATAATACCACCTCTTGGATGGTTGCTAGAAATATAAACATCGACTTGAATTCACTTCAAGCTATAGActcaaaaaatgatatagTAAGCGATTATAACGTACCTACTTTCAACATGATAGATCAGAATGAATATATTCCATCCGCTCACCTTATAACGTATCGTTCACCCAAGAATAATGAGTCTCTGGTACAAAATGTCGATCTAAAAAGGTCTGCAAACTTTAATGACCTTCTGAAGTTAAATAGGCTTCTTGATTACATGGGACAAATATCTGAAGAGACGATAAGCATCTCAAATAAAGTAGATGTGCATATCAGTGGGCTAGGTATAAACCAATATCATTTAAGTAATGTGGATACGTCGAAAAAGGTATTACGAAAAGGTATAAGTAAGAAGAAACTCCAGGTAAGGCAATTAAAGAATGAACTGAAAATTATGCAACAGAGCTCTGAAGAGTATGAGAATGACTCCGAGTTAGTCCATAGTGATACTGAAACAAACTCAGATGATAAacaatttggaaataatGACGAGTTTggatattttttctctgaAGTTAATGAGAAGAGGAATCAATTGCAGTACTTGCGGGCCAAGAAATACCAACAGTTGATTgacatatttcaaattaccGGGCTTTTTGATCCAGCACATGGATTAATTGAAGTGTCGTATGATGAGAATGGTGAAAGGTATTTACAGTTTAATACGGTAGACAgtgtttcatttttaaaggAGATAAATGAAGAGAATAAGCTTGAACTAAATGCTATGTTGGGGTATTATTTGCTTTTCTTAAAGCTgatttccaaaaaaatCTATAGCCTCGAATTACCTCATAAACTAATGTATTATGGTAGCACTTCAGtgattaataatatttatcCTCTGTATTATCCCGATGTTGGTTCAGTTAAAAGCTTACATAAGTTTAGCCAAGCTAtgaaattcttcaatataaatatattacaAATTAGACAATATTTAACAAAGCATTAA